Proteins found in one Cobetia sp. L2A1 genomic segment:
- a CDS encoding electron transfer flavoprotein subunit alpha/FixB family protein yields the protein MSILVIADHHDGQLTGTTANVVAAATAIGGDIDVLVAGEGVAAVAEQAATLAGVNRVRVADNAAYAHQLAENISALVVVLAGDYSHVLSGASTNAKSFMPRVAALKDVAQISEIIAVESADTFRRPIYAGNAIATVKSDDVLKVITVRATGFDPVARDGKATIEAVDVVEDAGVSSFVNETLAESERPELGAAKVVISGGRGMGNGENFTLLDGIADKLGAAIGASRAAVDAGFVPNDMQVGQTGKIVAPDLYIAVGISGAIQHLAGMKDSKVIVAINKDEDAPIFQVADYGLVGDLFEVLPQLEAKL from the coding sequence ATGAGCATTCTTGTCATTGCCGATCATCACGATGGCCAACTGACCGGCACTACTGCCAATGTGGTCGCCGCAGCAACGGCTATCGGTGGCGACATTGATGTACTGGTCGCGGGTGAGGGTGTCGCTGCCGTCGCTGAACAAGCCGCAACACTGGCTGGCGTGAATCGCGTACGTGTGGCCGACAATGCGGCATACGCTCATCAGCTTGCCGAGAATATCTCGGCCCTGGTCGTGGTGCTGGCTGGCGATTACAGCCATGTGCTGTCGGGCGCCTCCACCAATGCCAAAAGTTTCATGCCGCGCGTGGCAGCACTGAAGGATGTTGCGCAGATTTCCGAGATCATCGCGGTAGAAAGTGCTGATACCTTCCGCCGCCCGATCTATGCCGGTAACGCCATCGCGACCGTCAAGAGCGATGACGTGCTCAAGGTCATCACCGTGCGAGCTACCGGTTTCGATCCGGTTGCTCGTGATGGCAAGGCCACCATCGAAGCGGTGGACGTGGTCGAAGACGCCGGCGTTTCCAGTTTCGTCAATGAGACGCTGGCCGAGAGTGAGCGTCCGGAGCTGGGTGCAGCCAAGGTCGTGATCTCTGGTGGTCGCGGCATGGGTAACGGCGAGAATTTCACACTGTTGGACGGTATTGCGGACAAGCTGGGGGCCGCCATCGGTGCTTCACGTGCTGCGGTCGATGCCGGTTTCGTGCCCAACGACATGCAGGTTGGCCAGACGGGCAAGATCGTCGCGCCGGATCTGTACATCGCCGTCGGTATTTCGGGGGCGATTCAGCACTTGGCGGGCATGAAGGACTCCAAGGTGATCGTGGCGATCAACAAGGATGAAGACGCGCCAATCTTCCAAGTGGCAGATTACGGCCTGGTCGGGGATCTCTTCGAGGTGCTCCCGCAGCTTGAAGCCAAGCTGTGA
- a CDS encoding DUF3450 domain-containing protein translates to MRLSRSLLPRSTRALASLLPALVLMVPLSPAAHADDLRSSAAQHQQTQHEFQSRIDAADDETRALLVRLREAQQEASRLESYTAEVKPLNADRAARIERQRTALTNLDATREALPGLLRQQVDELQSFIEQDLPFLKQERLARVERLRDNLSNASLSNDERLDQLLNAWKLELSYGQGLDTWRGGLIGAEDTEVQYLRVGRVGLYYLAMDGQYGGAWKTANGSWQVLDDSALAELRLGISMARDQQAPNLVTLPLSVPVESVELESVPGATSASTAAPRSEQESS, encoded by the coding sequence GTGCGGCTTTCGCGTTCCCTTCTTCCCCGCTCGACACGCGCGTTGGCGAGCTTGCTGCCGGCGCTGGTGCTGATGGTGCCTCTGTCACCTGCCGCCCATGCCGATGACCTGCGCAGCAGCGCAGCCCAGCATCAGCAAACCCAGCACGAATTCCAGTCACGAATCGATGCTGCCGACGATGAGACTCGCGCACTGCTGGTGCGTCTGCGTGAAGCGCAACAGGAGGCGTCGCGGCTTGAAAGCTACACCGCTGAGGTCAAGCCCTTGAACGCTGATCGCGCTGCGCGTATCGAGCGTCAGCGCACGGCACTGACCAATCTTGATGCCACGCGTGAAGCGCTGCCGGGCTTGCTGCGTCAGCAGGTTGACGAGCTACAGTCCTTCATCGAGCAGGATCTGCCGTTTCTCAAGCAGGAGCGCCTTGCGCGGGTCGAGCGGCTACGCGACAACCTCTCCAACGCTAGCCTGAGCAACGATGAGCGTCTCGATCAGCTGCTCAATGCTTGGAAGCTCGAGCTGAGCTATGGCCAAGGACTGGATACCTGGCGGGGCGGTTTGATTGGCGCGGAAGACACCGAGGTGCAATATCTGCGGGTCGGTCGAGTGGGCCTGTATTACCTCGCGATGGATGGTCAGTACGGCGGCGCGTGGAAAACCGCGAACGGCAGTTGGCAGGTGCTGGATGACTCCGCACTGGCTGAGCTGCGCTTGGGTATCAGCATGGCGCGCGATCAGCAGGCACCGAATCTGGTCACATTGCCGCTATCCGTGCCAGTCGAGAGCGTCGAGCTTGAATCGGTGCCAGGCGCAACATCAGCGTCTACCGCTGCCCCCCGTTCCGAGCAGGAGTCCAGCTGA
- a CDS encoding MotA/TolQ/ExbB proton channel family protein, with protein sequence MPLTTQTGRTPTVCAALKHVLLGAGLFGMLSMTTLPAYAVTGTTDQPLSVEQFEQAAGQAEGRDQQRLSTLLEDSTALKAAVTKAEAQRDTLREMRKQLEVTASEQQAVLQTLDSEREAKQGDLGQVFEIARKHARETRESLAGNWLLVGGQAQLPDLGPRDEVPGRERLAALTADMSSIARESGRALRFKTALAGADGSIKPREIVRIGEQMAFSGDHLLAPLSEDKALDAESALKGLGLAGKTPAVVRDQLSAFNAGDSDRLNFDPTGGDVTQALARAPGLIERLKQGGAVGYVIVGLGVLGLIIAFIQLIRLALTRRAVQRQEASLATLRDDNPLGRVLQRFEGMRHDHEPEALEARLDEALLAEQPKLERGQALVKLLAAIAPLLGLLGTVTGMIGTFQSITVFGTGDPKLMAGGISQALVTTVLGLVTAVPLLFAQTGLSSLSKGLMGRLEGRASAKLADHLERRAPGLNADVGTNALHREAEHA encoded by the coding sequence ATGCCGTTGACTACACAGACCGGACGCACGCCGACCGTTTGCGCTGCTCTCAAGCATGTGCTGCTGGGGGCAGGCCTGTTTGGCATGCTTTCCATGACGACCTTGCCGGCTTACGCGGTGACGGGCACGACTGATCAGCCCTTGAGTGTCGAGCAGTTCGAGCAGGCGGCGGGTCAGGCGGAAGGCCGCGACCAGCAACGCCTGTCGACTCTGCTGGAAGACAGTACGGCGCTGAAAGCTGCGGTAACGAAAGCAGAAGCGCAGCGCGACACGCTGCGTGAGATGCGCAAGCAGCTCGAGGTGACGGCCAGTGAACAGCAAGCCGTTTTACAAACACTCGATAGCGAGCGTGAAGCAAAGCAAGGCGATCTCGGGCAGGTCTTCGAGATTGCACGCAAGCACGCTCGCGAAACACGAGAATCGCTGGCAGGTAACTGGTTGCTGGTCGGTGGGCAGGCCCAGCTGCCGGATCTGGGCCCACGAGATGAAGTGCCGGGGCGTGAGCGCCTGGCGGCACTGACGGCTGACATGAGCAGCATCGCGCGTGAAAGCGGACGTGCACTGCGCTTCAAGACAGCGCTTGCAGGTGCTGATGGCAGCATCAAACCCCGCGAGATAGTACGTATCGGCGAGCAGATGGCCTTTAGCGGTGACCACCTGCTGGCTCCGTTGTCTGAGGATAAGGCGCTGGATGCCGAAAGTGCACTCAAGGGGCTTGGGCTTGCCGGAAAGACACCAGCCGTGGTGCGTGACCAACTGTCTGCCTTCAATGCCGGTGATAGTGATCGTTTGAACTTTGATCCGACGGGTGGCGATGTCACCCAGGCCCTGGCGCGTGCACCAGGCCTGATTGAGCGTCTCAAGCAGGGCGGGGCGGTCGGTTATGTCATCGTTGGACTGGGTGTGCTGGGCCTCATCATCGCGTTTATTCAGCTGATACGCCTGGCGCTGACTCGCCGTGCCGTTCAGCGGCAGGAGGCCAGTCTTGCGACCTTGCGCGACGATAACCCGCTGGGGCGCGTACTCCAGCGTTTCGAAGGCATGCGTCATGATCACGAACCGGAAGCACTCGAAGCGCGCCTCGACGAGGCATTGCTGGCGGAGCAGCCTAAGCTTGAGCGTGGTCAGGCACTGGTCAAGCTGTTGGCCGCTATCGCGCCTCTGTTGGGTCTATTGGGGACGGTAACTGGCATGATCGGCACCTTCCAGTCGATCACTGTCTTTGGCACGGGGGATCCGAAGCTGATGGCAGGCGGCATCTCTCAGGCGCTGGTCACGACCGTATTGGGTCTCGTGACAGCAGTACCGCTATTGTTCGCGCAGACCGGACTTTCCAGCCTGTCGAAAGGGTTGATGGGGCGTCTGGAAGGGCGCGCCAGTGCCAAGCTTGCAGATCATCTTGAACGACGTGCGCCGGGCCTGAATGCTGATGTCGGTACCAACGCGCTTCATCGGGAAGCTGAGCATGCCTGA
- a CDS encoding MotA/TolQ/ExbB proton channel family protein, producing the protein MPDLLASSSLLAGMLAPIMRLVDSGGPLIVVICLIAMLLFGLALERGLYWRLVHRPARQRLIHDWVARSEHHSWSALTHREVLTRALLSRLRAPLPWLKLLVMICPLAGLLGTVTGMIHVFDSLAIAGTGQARAMADGVARATLPTLAGMAVAVVGLLFVTRFERVVRREDQRLHDRLARAVDDARSGEPSLRELKPAASRVAGSVSSDTSEPPHA; encoded by the coding sequence ATGCCTGATTTGCTGGCATCGTCATCGTTGCTGGCGGGTATGCTGGCGCCGATCATGCGGCTGGTCGACAGCGGCGGTCCGCTGATCGTGGTCATCTGTCTGATCGCCATGTTGCTGTTCGGGCTAGCATTGGAGCGCGGCCTCTATTGGCGCTTGGTGCATCGTCCGGCGCGACAGCGGCTGATTCACGATTGGGTCGCGCGTAGCGAGCACCATAGCTGGTCGGCACTCACGCATCGTGAGGTATTGACGCGCGCGCTGCTGTCACGCCTGCGCGCTCCGCTGCCCTGGCTCAAGTTGCTGGTGATGATCTGTCCGCTGGCGGGCCTTCTAGGCACCGTGACCGGCATGATTCATGTGTTTGATTCGCTGGCGATCGCTGGTACCGGTCAGGCGCGTGCCATGGCGGACGGCGTGGCACGGGCGACGTTGCCGACCCTGGCTGGCATGGCGGTGGCCGTGGTTGGATTGCTGTTCGTGACGCGTTTCGAGCGTGTCGTACGCCGTGAAGACCAGCGGCTGCACGACCGCCTGGCGCGTGCCGTTGATGATGCCCGTTCCGGCGAGCCCTCCCTCCGTGAGCTAAAGCCTGCTGCCTCTCGTGTGGCGGGCTCCGTTTCCTCTGATACAAGTGAGCCCCCACATGCGTAG
- a CDS encoding ExbD/TolR family protein has product MRRRRMDAVEDSGEINLTPMLDVVFIMLIFFIVTTSFVKESGVEIQRPEASHATARPDAAVMVAITAEGAVWVDGTPVDAHRVGDAVADLADGQPVVIQADSRSRTGLLIETMDALRSAGVQDIAVAASKGE; this is encoded by the coding sequence ATGCGTAGACGTCGCATGGATGCCGTCGAAGACAGCGGCGAGATCAACCTGACACCGATGCTGGATGTCGTCTTCATCATGCTGATCTTCTTCATCGTCACCACCAGTTTCGTCAAGGAATCCGGGGTCGAGATACAGCGTCCTGAAGCCTCGCATGCTACTGCGCGGCCAGATGCGGCCGTCATGGTGGCTATCACCGCCGAGGGCGCTGTCTGGGTCGATGGCACGCCCGTTGATGCACATCGGGTGGGAGATGCGGTCGCCGACCTCGCCGATGGTCAGCCGGTGGTGATTCAGGCGGATAGCCGCTCGCGTACCGGACTCTTGATCGAGACGATGGATGCGCTGCGCAGTGCAGGTGTTCAGGATATTGCGGTTGCCGCATCAAAAGGCGAATGA
- a CDS encoding energy transducer TonB, with amino-acid sequence MTRRLYANRLVGLIGGAFLALALFYALALLVAPPVNDAPPPEPLSVSTVEAPEEAPTTDASASEALPTPPAPPPPPPKAEPMPAPQVQSPIAIPDVKAPLPPTPELTLDDSLPPLDVQRPPKPTPKPEPAPTPVAKASAQPAPKAAASQSAAKPSKAKPAPAAQSGSPRPTVRTAPEYPSRARRRGIEGFVEVAFVIRPDGHVDGNSLKVVRAEPSGTFDRAALKAIARWEFPTAGTARQARQRLEFQLR; translated from the coding sequence ATGACGCGACGCCTGTATGCCAATCGTCTTGTGGGGTTGATCGGTGGTGCCTTTCTGGCGCTGGCGTTGTTCTACGCGCTGGCATTGCTGGTGGCACCGCCTGTCAATGATGCGCCGCCTCCGGAGCCATTGTCGGTCTCGACCGTCGAGGCTCCGGAGGAGGCGCCGACGACGGATGCCAGTGCCAGCGAGGCATTGCCGACACCGCCTGCACCCCCGCCTCCGCCGCCCAAGGCGGAGCCGATGCCAGCACCGCAAGTGCAAAGCCCGATTGCGATTCCTGACGTCAAGGCACCCCTGCCCCCGACGCCAGAGTTGACGCTGGATGACAGCCTGCCACCGCTTGACGTGCAGCGTCCGCCCAAGCCTACCCCCAAGCCCGAGCCAGCGCCCACTCCGGTAGCCAAGGCCAGTGCGCAGCCCGCGCCCAAGGCGGCAGCGAGTCAGTCAGCGGCCAAGCCCAGCAAGGCCAAGCCAGCACCGGCGGCGCAGAGTGGTTCACCTCGTCCGACAGTGCGTACGGCGCCGGAATATCCGAGTCGCGCACGCCGGCGAGGCATTGAAGGTTTTGTGGAAGTCGCCTTCGTGATTCGTCCTGATGGGCATGTCGATGGGAACTCTCTCAAGGTTGTGCGGGCCGAACCTTCGGGTACCTTTGATCGCGCTGCGCTCAAGGCTATCGCGCGCTGGGAATTTCCGACGGCGGGTACTGCTCGTCAGGCACGCCAGCGACTCGAGTTCCAGTTGCGTTGA
- the xthA gene encoding exodeoxyribonuclease III encodes MRLISFNINGIRARPHQLEALIETHEPEVIGLQETKVQDSEFPHAHIEALGYHVVWHGQKGHYGVAMLSRQVPKKVHYGMPDDTDDAQKRMIGIEIEGPDGKPLIVYNGYFPQGENIEHPVKFPYKTRFYQQLFRLLEEDHTPEQHVVVMGDYNISASDRDIGIGEPNRKRWLRDGKTSFQPIEREWMDRLYAWGLTDSFRHVHPEVDDQFSWFDYRSRAFEREPKRGLRIDLIMTSPGLTPLIKDSGVDYALRGMEKPSDHAPVWTDIGA; translated from the coding sequence ATGCGCCTGATCTCCTTCAACATCAATGGCATTCGTGCGCGTCCGCATCAGCTTGAAGCGCTGATCGAGACTCATGAACCCGAGGTCATTGGGCTGCAGGAAACCAAGGTACAGGACAGCGAGTTTCCGCATGCGCACATTGAGGCGCTGGGTTACCACGTTGTCTGGCACGGTCAGAAAGGTCACTACGGCGTCGCCATGCTGTCCCGTCAGGTACCGAAGAAAGTGCACTACGGCATGCCCGATGATACCGATGATGCCCAGAAGCGCATGATCGGTATCGAGATCGAAGGACCCGACGGCAAGCCACTGATCGTCTACAACGGCTACTTCCCACAGGGCGAGAATATCGAGCACCCGGTGAAGTTTCCTTACAAGACGCGCTTCTATCAGCAGCTCTTCCGCTTGCTGGAAGAAGACCACACCCCAGAGCAGCATGTGGTGGTGATGGGCGATTACAACATTTCGGCCAGCGATCGTGACATTGGCATCGGCGAGCCTAACCGCAAGCGCTGGCTGCGGGATGGCAAGACCAGCTTCCAGCCAATCGAACGCGAATGGATGGATCGTCTCTATGCCTGGGGGCTGACCGACAGCTTCCGACACGTGCATCCGGAGGTCGATGATCAGTTCAGCTGGTTCGACTATCGGTCACGCGCGTTCGAGCGCGAGCCGAAGCGCGGTCTGCGTATCGACCTGATCATGACCAGTCCTGGCCTGACGCCACTGATCAAGGATTCAGGCGTGGACTACGCGCTGCGTGGCATGGAAAAGCCATCAGACCACGCGCCAGTGTGGACAGACATCGGTGCCTGA
- a CDS encoding DEAD/DEAH box helicase: MSETDQTQPAAEQTQPEPQDPNQKSRKPKRRRRKPRRSQSKWSLDQFQVAPAAGQWRFHDFDLPLPLMRAIQKAGFEYCTPIQAQTFEKALLGGDVVGRAQTGSGKTAAFLIATLAYFLEEKAPEGQKPGAPRAVIIAPTRELALQIEKDAKAFSEFARISVACVVGGMDYQKQRERLERKVDLLVATPGRLLDFHTKRDVDLSETEVLILDEADRMLSMGFIPDVKRIIRATPKPEERQTLLFSAELSSDVLGLAELWTHKAAQVEVEHEASSTMAAGDSGTVHGYTVSDDDKLRLLINLVKQAEMERVVVFGNTRNLVRRIDAGLRDAGVEVGLMSGAESQAARLEAQDAFRNGKLKVLVVSDVAGRGLPLEDATHVVNFTLPEVPEDYVHRASGSDVTLINFIGEEDVFSLPEIEDYIQEALPRETPPQGLL; encoded by the coding sequence ATGAGCGAGACGGACCAGACCCAGCCAGCCGCTGAGCAAACTCAGCCAGAGCCGCAGGACCCGAACCAGAAATCCCGAAAGCCCAAGCGTCGTCGCCGCAAGCCGCGCCGCTCCCAGTCCAAGTGGAGTCTTGATCAGTTCCAGGTAGCCCCTGCAGCGGGTCAGTGGCGCTTCCACGATTTCGATCTGCCGTTGCCGCTGATGCGTGCCATCCAGAAAGCCGGCTTCGAATATTGCACCCCGATTCAAGCCCAGACCTTCGAGAAGGCGCTATTGGGCGGTGATGTGGTCGGTCGCGCTCAAACAGGCAGCGGCAAGACAGCTGCCTTCCTGATTGCCACGCTCGCCTATTTCCTTGAGGAAAAGGCTCCAGAGGGCCAGAAGCCGGGCGCTCCGCGTGCAGTCATCATCGCGCCGACTCGTGAGCTTGCGTTGCAGATAGAAAAGGACGCCAAGGCGTTCTCCGAATTTGCACGCATCTCTGTGGCATGTGTCGTCGGTGGCATGGACTACCAGAAGCAGCGCGAGCGCCTCGAACGCAAGGTTGATCTGTTGGTCGCCACGCCAGGCCGTTTGCTTGATTTCCATACCAAGCGCGATGTCGATCTCTCCGAGACCGAAGTGCTGATACTGGACGAAGCGGATCGCATGTTGTCGATGGGCTTCATTCCTGACGTCAAGCGCATCATCCGTGCGACGCCGAAGCCGGAAGAGCGTCAGACACTGCTATTCTCCGCCGAGCTGTCATCTGACGTGCTGGGTCTGGCTGAGCTGTGGACTCACAAGGCCGCGCAGGTTGAGGTTGAACACGAAGCCTCTTCCACCATGGCTGCGGGCGACAGCGGCACTGTGCACGGCTATACCGTCAGCGATGATGACAAGCTGCGTCTGCTGATCAATCTCGTCAAGCAGGCAGAGATGGAGCGCGTGGTGGTCTTCGGAAATACCCGTAATCTGGTACGTCGTATCGATGCTGGCTTGCGAGATGCCGGTGTTGAGGTCGGCCTGATGTCGGGTGCCGAATCCCAGGCAGCGCGTCTGGAGGCACAGGATGCCTTCCGTAATGGCAAGCTCAAGGTGCTGGTGGTCAGCGATGTTGCAGGCCGTGGCCTGCCGCTGGAAGATGCGACCCACGTGGTCAACTTCACGCTGCCGGAAGTGCCGGAAGATTACGTGCACCGTGCTAGCGGCAGTGATGTGACCTTGATCAACTTCATCGGCGAGGAAGATGTCTTTTCTCTGCCGGAGATTGAGGATTACATTCAGGAAGCGCTGCCGCGTGAAACACCGCCACAAGGCCTTCTCTAG
- the dinG gene encoding ATP-dependent DNA helicase DinG has translation MLEDSLKGEIQTAYRKLLEGLELTPRYGQRLMIAEIARTLGNIEQNAEGYRLGNEHVCVLEAGTGTGKTLAYLLSALPVAKARGKRLVVSTATIALQEQVMHQDLPALKKHSGLSFDFALAKGRRRYLCVQKLDQALEGVEDNPTMALFERDMIASDGGGFVELAGKMAEDYASGEWAGDRDSWPLEVEDRDWARLTTDHRQCTNRRCSHFSACAFFRARRQLEQADIIVANHDLVLADLSLGGGLVLPSPSDCIYVFDEAHHLPDKALNHFHHRTPINQTLRWLGNLKKSLTELNAGLGSQPTIGRLLARMPELLADIEPRLGEVFALGHQLADLPSGAGDDATNHRFERGQAPEALRELGHNLLKGFAELSRALEQIADILRESLDPEKATGLPKENAEDWLPLVALLHGRALEAHALWEAIGLTDPPGNPPQARWLTFERFNGEPEMTVSASPVSAAETLARHLWGACFGAVLTSATLTALNRFERLQEQAGLANRYRYQRLPSPFDYSKAVLSIPREAVEPSPPGPHEQAIIDFVNALDVREAVLVLFSSRKQLAAVSKGMDAQTRKRVLAQSRLPKHELLSQHRKAVDSGQGSIIFGLASFAEGIDLPGKYLTHVVITRLPFAVPDDPVGATLAEWIESRGGNPFMHIAVPDVSIKLVQACGRLIRKEADEGRITILDRRILTKRYGQQLIDALPPFVREIDGVRQG, from the coding sequence ATGCTGGAAGACAGCCTCAAGGGCGAGATTCAGACAGCTTATCGCAAGCTGCTCGAAGGGCTTGAGCTGACGCCGCGCTATGGGCAGCGGCTGATGATCGCCGAGATCGCGCGCACGCTGGGCAACATCGAGCAGAATGCGGAAGGCTATCGCCTCGGCAATGAGCATGTGTGCGTGTTGGAGGCCGGTACCGGAACCGGCAAGACGCTGGCGTATCTGCTCTCGGCATTGCCGGTCGCCAAGGCGCGCGGCAAGCGTCTGGTCGTCTCTACCGCGACCATCGCGCTGCAAGAGCAGGTCATGCATCAGGATCTACCGGCGCTCAAGAAGCACTCTGGGCTAAGTTTCGACTTTGCACTTGCCAAGGGACGGCGCCGCTACCTGTGTGTACAGAAGCTGGATCAAGCGCTTGAGGGGGTCGAAGACAATCCGACGATGGCGTTGTTCGAGCGCGACATGATTGCCAGCGACGGCGGAGGCTTTGTCGAGCTTGCCGGCAAGATGGCGGAGGACTATGCCAGTGGTGAGTGGGCGGGGGATCGCGATAGTTGGCCGCTGGAGGTGGAGGACCGCGACTGGGCACGCCTGACCACGGACCATCGTCAGTGCACCAATCGTCGCTGCAGCCACTTCTCGGCGTGTGCCTTCTTTCGGGCGCGTCGTCAGCTGGAACAGGCTGACATCATCGTGGCCAATCACGACCTGGTGCTGGCGGATCTCTCGTTGGGAGGTGGGTTGGTACTGCCATCGCCGAGCGACTGTATCTACGTCTTCGATGAGGCGCATCACCTGCCAGACAAGGCGCTGAATCACTTCCATCACCGCACGCCGATCAACCAGACGTTGCGGTGGCTGGGCAATCTCAAGAAATCGCTGACCGAGCTCAATGCCGGACTCGGCAGCCAGCCGACGATTGGACGTCTGTTGGCGCGTATGCCAGAGCTGCTTGCTGACATCGAACCGCGTCTCGGTGAGGTGTTTGCGCTGGGGCATCAGTTGGCCGATCTTCCCAGCGGAGCGGGCGACGATGCGACCAATCATCGTTTTGAGCGAGGCCAGGCACCCGAGGCGCTTAGAGAGTTGGGCCACAACCTGCTCAAGGGCTTCGCGGAATTGTCGCGGGCACTGGAGCAGATCGCCGATATCCTGCGCGAGAGCCTTGATCCCGAGAAAGCGACGGGGTTGCCGAAAGAGAATGCCGAAGATTGGTTGCCACTGGTGGCCTTGCTGCATGGGCGTGCGCTGGAAGCCCATGCCTTATGGGAGGCGATCGGCCTGACGGATCCGCCTGGCAATCCGCCGCAGGCACGTTGGCTGACGTTTGAGCGCTTCAATGGCGAGCCGGAAATGACGGTCTCGGCGAGCCCTGTGTCGGCTGCTGAAACGCTGGCACGGCATCTGTGGGGTGCTTGTTTCGGGGCGGTGTTGACCTCGGCGACACTGACGGCGCTCAATCGCTTCGAGCGCTTGCAGGAACAGGCAGGCCTCGCCAATCGCTATCGCTATCAGCGCTTGCCCAGCCCGTTTGATTACAGCAAGGCGGTATTGTCGATTCCGCGAGAAGCGGTAGAGCCAAGCCCGCCCGGCCCGCATGAGCAGGCGATCATCGACTTCGTCAACGCGCTGGATGTGCGCGAAGCGGTATTGGTGTTGTTCAGCTCGCGCAAGCAGCTGGCGGCGGTCAGCAAGGGGATGGATGCCCAGACGCGCAAGCGTGTCCTGGCGCAGAGTCGTCTGCCCAAGCATGAGCTGCTCAGTCAGCACCGCAAGGCCGTGGACTCGGGGCAGGGCAGTATCATCTTCGGGCTGGCGAGCTTTGCCGAGGGGATCGATCTGCCGGGCAAGTACCTGACCCACGTGGTGATCACGCGACTGCCGTTTGCGGTGCCGGATGACCCCGTTGGCGCGACACTCGCTGAGTGGATCGAGTCGCGAGGCGGCAATCCCTTCATGCACATCGCAGTGCCGGATGTCTCCATCAAGCTGGTACAGGCGTGTGGGCGCTTGATTCGCAAGGAGGCAGATGAAGGACGGATCACGATTCTTGATCGACGTATCCTGACCAAGCGTTATGGTCAGCAGCTGATTGATGCGCTGCCGCCCTTTGTGCGTGAGATTGATGGTGTGCGCCAAGGATAG
- a CDS encoding 3-deoxy-7-phosphoheptulonate synthase — protein MSEQHVNNLNVLSQDVLITPQALKQDIPLTEKAETTVIEGRRTIQRILDGEDPRLLVVVGPCSIHDLDAARDYARRLKVLAEEVKDSLYIVMRVYFEKPRTTVGWKGLINDPHLNDSFEIEEGLHIARGLLVELAEMGLPLATEALDPISPQYMQDCISWSAIGARTTESQTHREMASGLSCPVGFKNGTDGSLDVAVNALQSVSHGHNFLGINQAGQVAIIRTRGNAYGHVVLRGGNGKPNYDSVSVALAEQELTKAGVATINLMVDCSHANSNKDPGLQPLVLENVTQQILEGNRSIMGLMVESHINWGAQKINADRSKMEYGVSITDACIDWATTETTFKTMDAKLKDVLRTRLEQSAEA, from the coding sequence ATGTCAGAACAACACGTCAACAACCTCAACGTCCTGTCCCAGGATGTACTGATCACTCCGCAGGCGCTCAAGCAGGACATCCCCCTGACCGAAAAGGCCGAAACCACGGTCATCGAAGGGCGTCGCACCATCCAGCGTATTCTCGATGGTGAAGACCCCCGTCTGCTGGTCGTCGTCGGCCCCTGCTCCATTCACGATCTCGACGCCGCCCGTGACTACGCGCGCCGCCTCAAGGTGCTGGCCGAAGAAGTGAAGGACAGCCTCTATATCGTGATGCGTGTCTACTTCGAAAAACCGCGCACCACCGTTGGTTGGAAAGGCCTGATCAACGACCCGCATCTCAATGACTCCTTTGAGATCGAAGAAGGTCTGCACATCGCGCGCGGCCTGCTGGTTGAACTGGCCGAGATGGGTCTGCCGCTGGCAACGGAAGCACTAGATCCGATTTCCCCACAGTACATGCAGGACTGCATCAGCTGGTCTGCCATCGGTGCGCGCACGACAGAATCTCAGACTCACCGCGAGATGGCGTCTGGCCTGTCGTGCCCGGTTGGCTTCAAGAACGGCACCGATGGCTCGCTGGATGTGGCCGTCAATGCACTGCAGTCCGTGTCACACGGCCACAACTTCCTCGGCATCAACCAGGCGGGTCAGGTGGCAATCATCCGCACCCGTGGCAACGCTTACGGCCATGTCGTGCTGCGTGGCGGCAACGGCAAGCCCAACTACGACAGCGTCAGCGTCGCACTGGCCGAGCAGGAGCTGACCAAGGCAGGCGTCGCCACCATCAACCTGATGGTCGATTGCTCGCACGCCAATTCCAACAAGGACCCGGGCTTGCAGCCACTGGTACTGGAGAATGTCACCCAGCAAATACTCGAGGGTAACCGCTCCATCATGGGCCTGATGGTCGAGTCCCATATCAACTGGGGCGCACAGAAGATCAACGCCGACCGCAGCAAGATGGAATACGGTGTCTCCATTACCGATGCCTGTATCGACTGGGCGACGACCGAGACTACCTTCAAGACAATGGATGCCAAGCTCAAGGATGTGCTGCGCACACGCCTGGAGCAGTCCGCCGAGGCCTGA